Proteins from a genomic interval of Neodiprion lecontei isolate iyNeoLeco1 chromosome 2, iyNeoLeco1.1, whole genome shotgun sequence:
- the LOC107226196 gene encoding protein abnormal spindle isoform X2: protein MYFEVNITPKEKGAVMHTEPDTKINLLLAPFQPQTRIHIETALNTTAHSYLSLRNPSNRLLNIHVTKKPPSERSVVLSLSKLRVEAGQDVELIISWTAREHGTFRDIIQLTDSRRIKYDIALTTSTTCSKKHGVVEKHTENKQHILDHRKKILTQNAHPTKKSELKKVFNMSENVSNNINSPCNRHKSSGISRYQGKENISTYPVTDWQTPKKSSAGILGHRQDYSLNVSTAKPRDFSMLIESDVFALTPHPWFKNDTNKSENTALENSESSPNSEMHELRRQTYVTAPLFKHSTHMNEDDRDGFEDSLSPQEARSNPNSDFSLLLNDINFTSNTPLTKTAENFQFITAANNKNDTFEIAKGLDIEESLHVPLDKFPEQSASSLLVPTRLSRTFATLSPVMPVVEPGMSKYATSSSPIWSNEKQDFSSNLRAKWESFNLSTTQSDIGAVQEVLGADLWAKPVNQYSVLIAKSGPTSLESIREESLNLTSTTNKTYVKSSNDYLTPNISTTGANCRFDFSPPTNNLVKKTSPIRKIPSRKSSKISKEKSIQEIQHLKKKVAMNTSLKCSGKVSIPGVRITKLSLAGVSRKRINSGLNRVFEPELSMKLHDPDDFFTTLCNPDPFAATTTEDPFLAVTLYYDDKWVKNQELEFKKWLNMLLTPPEHLTSNVDTPLVDVAKIWQTCRSKEDVSLAETKEALSARYHTNQRLNTLRRAACTLLCSNEVVSVLSKVTVCVEKGILVIRQDRDLHKDIGLQKLILELLLCYNPLWLRISLEAIYGETIPLNSNNDIIRLSKFLLTRFFADPHIVKTHSHPTVLNLRLPTFFTVMNKFMLKKFLFIIYFLDYAKTHKLIGHDPCLFHKQSAYKESKKILLRFSQELLSGVGDVTRVLKPYGYILVHKQTELDEYSYAVDNLSHDLRDGVRLCRIMELITGKRNLTAVCRVPAISRLQKVYNVDVALKALTSSGYNICGNITAKCIADGHREKTLSLLWQIIYKFQAPHFNKAAVIIQKWWRATLWWVRIKNFLLKRKHNAAWVIQRAWRSYLAKRQLKYLREKRVLILSLQNKAATVIQLKWIATVQMWKQKKQFKQMKLSAVKLQKFWRNYRATNLFVVAFKQKQTACRIIQQHWRATQLMRLQVSTYLILKDAVTKIQRWWKIKLIEKTAYNHYQAIKKATLLVQRKWRSNRLMKIEREKYKKKVISIKTIQGWWIRELAYRKDRRNFLLMKGAVLLIEKWWLQCSVKGKLQALLKKEMNAVITLQQRWRAIQLCRLQRNAFVSLKKSVVTVQRRWRAIRTAKSVQQSYILKRKAAIVIQSYWRNWRVGFQVRYYFLSLKAATVSLQSRFRANKAASQTADNFNKLKQSTVIIQRKWRATLLKRQIRQEFLYKRNAAIMIQKRYRMVVAQRKYQAKKQSVIKIQFWWKACIATKQAKSYYNLLKSTTILLQHKYKARKLGGPVRKNFLTLKINVTFIQQKWRAKKLMEPHRENFMKKRQAVNKIQLWWRACLIANDAKLSYELLKSKTVYIQRQYRAHKLAKQWAAVKIQSWWRTCLTAKQAKMHYDLLKSTTVLVQHKYRALKIGSSIRKQFKILRYSVVYIQQKWRANKLMRLHRHDFVAKRQAVVKIQGWWRAVTARRICQESYKTQRIAAIQLQRWYRSTMYIRLVKEKYKKILQSTKIIQAWWRDILRKRQIVRQREITSAVKIQAIWRGHKLRQSQSQEMVKLRERSKKARMEAQPSATLGYRLNVAIDVVQGYENLGKLTQGLTALDTITYLMPGGCKALCDANLIPMLYNLLHRSNRSRPWMDICLRASSILVSIAKYERTKSYAWQEDHIETIIRLLSATIERETNVFLTLATLLWLLADTPERVKAIAESPLIVRSFSAMHNTVSKKKSRLSLGPKLPHLSCVLPNSKPDWGLKHGRPRLFTSVHHAVLILCKKFKLKLT, encoded by the exons ATGTATTTTGAG GTTAACATAACACCCAAAGAGAAGGGTGCTGTCATGCACACAGAACCAGACACAAAGATCAACTTGTTGTTGGCTCCTTTTCAACCCCAAACTCGTATCCACATCGAAACTGCTCTGAATACAACAGCGCATTCCTACTTGAGCCTACGTAACCCCAGCAATCGTCTATTGAAT ATCCATGTTACAAAAAAACCACCATCGGAACGATCCGTCGTGCTCAGTTTGTCGAAATTGCGAGTTGAGGCTGGCCAGGACGTAGAATTGATCATAAGCTGGACTGCTAGGGAACATGGTACATTCCGAGACATAATACAATTAACTGACAGTCGTCGCATAAAGTATGACATTGCATTGACAACTTCTACAACATGTTCGAAAAAACATGGAGTTGTTGAAAAACACACAGAAAATAAGCAACATATATTGGATCATCGAAAAAAGATTCTTACTCAGAATGCACACCCTACAAAAAAATCAGAGTTGAAAAAAGTGTTCAACATGTCTGAAAATGTATCCAACAATATCAATTCTCCCTGCAATAGGCACAAGTCTTCCGGCATTTCAAGATATCAAGGAAAGGAAAATATTTCTACTTATCCAGTCACTGATTGGCAAACTCCAAAGAAAAGTTCCGCAGGGATTCTAGGCCATCGACAAGATTATTCATTGAATGTATCAACTGCAAAACCTCGTGATTTTTCTATGCTGATAGAATCGGATGTATTTGCTTTAACTCCACATCCGTGGTTCAAAAACGATACAAATAAATCGGAAAATACTGCCTTAGAGAACTCAGAATCATCACCTAATTCTGAAATGCATGAACTGCGACGCCAGACTTATGTAACTGCACCTCTTTTTAAACACAGTACTCATATGAACGAAGATGATCGAGATGGCTTTGAGGATTCTTTATCCCCACAGGAGGCTAGATCCAATCCtaattcagatttttcattgcTGCTTAATGACATAAATTTTACATCGAATACACCTCTTACCAAAactgctgaaaattttcaattcattactGCAGCAAACAATAAGAACGACACTTTTGAAATTGCTAAGGGTTTGGATATTGAAGAATCCTTACATGTACCATTGGATAAGTTCCCTGAACAAAGCGCGAGCAGTCTCCTAGTACCTACTAGGCTTTCTAGAACTTTTGCAACACTGTCTCCTGTTATGCCAGTTGTAGAGCCTGGAATGTCAAAATATGCAACGTCTTCTTCGCCGATTTGGAGCAATGAAAAACAAGACTTTAGTTCCAATTTAAGAGCTAAATGGGAAAGTTTTAATCTGTCTACCACACAGTCCGATATTGGTGCTGTTCAGGAAGTTTTGGGAGCTGATTTATGGGCAAAACCAGTGAACCAATATTCTGTTTTAATAGCAAAAAGTGGGCCAACAAGTTTGGAATCAATTCGGGAGGAAAGTCTCAATTTGACTTCAACAACAAACAAAACTTATGTTAAATCGAGTAACGACTACCTAACTCCAAATATATCTACCACAGGGGCTAATTGcagattcgatttttcaccgcCTACTAATAACCTTGTCAAAAAAACCTCACCGATTAGAAAGATACCTTCAAGGAAATCTTCTAAAATtagcaaagaaaaaagtatccAAGAAATACAACATCTCAAAAAGAAAGTTGCTATGAATACATCTTTGAAAT gtAGTGGTAAAGTCTCTATTCCTGGGGTGCGAATCACCAAGCTGTCACTTGCTGGAGTGTCTAGAAAGAGAATCAATAGTGGATTGAACAGAGTCTTCGAACCTGAACTTAGCATGAAGCTACATGATCCAGATGACTTTTTCACTACACTCTGCAATCCAGACCCATTTGCTGCAACTACGACAGAAGATCCGTTTCTTGCAGT CACTCTGTATTATGATGATAAATGGGTGAAAAACCAGGAATTGGAATTTAAAAAGTGGTTAAACATGCTACTGACTCCTCCTGAACACCTGACATCTAATGTCGATACTCCATTAGTTGATGTTGCAAAAATATGGCAAACATGCCGATCAAAGGAAGATGTTTCACTTGCAGAAACTAAGGAAGCTCTATCTGccag GTATCACACTAATCAAAGACTGAATACACTACGGAGAGCTGCTTGCACATTGCTTTGCAGCAATGAAGTTGTTTCCGTATTATCAAAAGTTACTGTATGTGTTGAAAAAGGAATTCTAGTGATTAGACAAGATCGCGATCTTCATAAAGACATTG GGTTGCAGAAATTGATTTTGGAACTACTTCTGTGCTATAACCCATTGTGGTTACGAATTAGTTTGGAAGCAATATATGGCGAAACGATCCCACTTAATTcaaataatgatattattcGCTTGAGTAAGTTTCTTTTAACAAGGTTTTTTGCTGATCCACATATCGTCAAGACTCACTCGCATCCGACAGTCCTAAATCTGCGCCTTCCCACATTTTTCACTGTCATGAATAAGTTCATGCTCAAAAAGTttcttttcataatttattttcttgacTATGCGAAGACACATAAATTGATCGGGCATGATCCATGCCTCTTCCATAAACAGTCAGCTTACAAAGAAAGCAAAAAGATTTTGCTACGATTTTCTCAAGAGCTGCTCAGTGGTGTTGGTGATGTTACACGTGTCTTGAAACCCTATGGGTATATTTTAGTCCACAAGCAAACAGAGTTGGATGAGTACAGTTACGCAGTTGATAATCTTTCCCACGATTTACGAGATGGTGTAAGGCTGTGCAGAATCATGGAGCTCATAACAGGAAAACGAAATTTGACCGCTGTTTGCAGAGTACCTGCTATCTCAAGACTACAAAAAGTCTACAATGTTGATGTTGCCTTGAAAGCACTTACCAGTTCCGGCTATAACATTTGTGGTAATATTACAGCCAAATGTATTGCAGACGGTCACAGAGAAAAGACGCTCTCGTTACTGTGGCAGATTATATACAAGTTCCAAGCCCCACACTTTAATAAAGCTGCAGTAATAATCCAGAAATGGTGGCGGGCTACTCTTTGGTGggtacgaataaaaaattttttattaaagaGAAAGCATAATGCAGCTTGGGTAATTCAGAGAGCTTGGAGATCATACCTTGCAAAAAGACAACTAAAATATCTCAGGGAAAAAAGAGTGCTTATCCTGTCATTGCAAAATAAAGCTGCTACAGTAATACAATTGAAATGGATTGCTACAGTGCAAAtgtggaaacaaaaaaaacaatttaaacaaatgaaattgtcTGCTGtaaaacttcaaaaattcTGGAGGAATTACCGAGCCACTAATCTCTTTGTAGTGGcttttaaacaaaaacaaactgcTTGTCGTATTATTCAGCAGCACTGGCGTGCTACACAGTTGATGAGGCTCCAAGTGTCTACTTATTTAATTCTTAAGGATGCTGTTACAAAAATCCAGCGTtggtggaaaataaaattaattgagaAAACTGCCTACAACCATTACCAAGCCATTAAAAAGGCTACGCTATTGGTACAGCGCAAGTGGCGAAGCAATCGTcttatgaaaattgaacgggaaaaatataaaaagaaagtaaTCTCAATTAAAACTATTCAGGGCTGGTGGATACGTGAACTTGCTTACAGGAAGGATCGACGAAATTTCTTACTGATGAAAGGTGCTGTactattaattgaaaaatggtgGCTGCAATGTTCGGTCAAGGGAAAGCTACAAGctttgttgaaaaaggaaaTGAATGCTGTGATAACTTTACAACAAAGATGGCGTGCCATTCAACTTTGTCGGCTCCAAAGAAATGCATTCGTATCACTGAAAAAATCTGTTGTCACTGTGCAAAGAAGATGGCGTGCAATCAGAACTGCAAAATCTGTACAACAATCATACATCTTGAAACGAAAAGCTGCAATTGTTATTCAATCATATTGGAGAAACTGGAGGGTTGGGTTTCAGGTACgctattattttctttctctaaaAGCAGCAACTGTTTCCCTGCAGAGTCGTTTTAGAGCTAATAAAGCTGCGTCTCAAACTGCGGACAATTTtaacaaattgaaacaaaGCACTGTTATTATACAACGTAAATGGAGAGCCACGCTATTGAAAAGACAGATTCGGCAAGAATTCCTTTACAAACGAAATGCAGCAATAATGATTCAAAAAAGATATCGTATGGTCGTTGCACAAAGAAAATACCAGGCGAAAAAGCAATCTGTTATTAAAATACAATTCTGGTGGAAAGCTTGTATTGCAACAAAACAAGCAAAATCTTATTACAATCTATTGAAATCTACTACAATTCTTCTTCAGCACAAATACAAAGCACGTAAACTTGGTGGACCGGttagaaaaaactttttaactttgaaaatcaatGTTACTTTTATTCAACAGAAGTGGAGAGCCAAAAAATTAATGGAACCACacagagaaaattttatgaaaaaacgaCAGGCagttaataaaatacaattatgGTGGAGAGCTTGCCTAATAGCCAATGACGCAAAACTGTCATATGAATTACTTAAATCAAAAACAGTTTACATTCAGCGGCAGTACAGAGCACATAAACTTG CAAAACAATGGGCTGCTGTTAAGATACAATCATGGTGGAGAACTTGTCTAACGGCAAAACAAGCTAAAATGCATTATGATTTACTCAAATCTACAACAGTTTTAGTACAACACAAGTACAGAGCATTGAAAATAGGTTCTTCTATTAGAAAGCAGTTTAAGATTTTAAGGTACAGTGTTGTCTACATTCAGCAAAAGTGGCGAGCTAATAAATTGATGCGACTACATAGACATGATTTCGTAGCAAAACGTCAAGCAGTTGTCAAAATTCAAGGTTGGTGGAGAGCTGTAACAGCAAGACGAATTTGTCAAGAAAGTTATAAAACGCAAAGGATTGCAGCAATTCAGCTGCAGAGGTGGTATCGATCAACTATGTATATTCGCTTGGTGAAAGAAAAGTATAAGAAGATTCTACAATCTACTAAAATTATTCAAGCTTGGTGGAGAGATATTTTACGGAAACGACAAATAGTGAGGCAAAGAGAGATTACTTCGGCTGTAAAAATTCAAGCGATTTGGCGAGGCCACAAGCTTCGTCAGTCTCAGAGCCAAGAAATGGTAAAACTACGTGAAAGATCAAAAAAGGCTAGAATGGAAGCTCAACCGTCAGCAACTTTAGGCTACAGATTAAATGTTGCTATTGATGTTGTTCAAGGGTACGAAAATCTCGGAAAATTAACACAAGGACTCACAGCACTGG ATACAATAACATACTTGATGCCCGGTGGATGCAAGGCTTTATGTGATGCTAATTTAATTCCCATGCTTTACAACCTATTACATCGTTCTAACAGGTCTCGTCCATGGATGGACATATGTCTCCGAGCCTCCAGTATTCTAGTTTCTATTGCAAAGTATGAACGAACTAAGTCCTATGCTTGGCAG GAGGATCACATTGAGACTATTATACGATTGTTATCAGCAACTATAGAACGAGAAACTAACGTATTTCTCACCTTAGCAACCTTACTGTGGCTGCTTGCTGATACTCCGGAACGCGTCAAG GCTATAGCAGAATCCCCATTGATAGTCAGATCGTTTAGCGCGATGCATAATACagtatctaaaaaaaaatcgcggcTTTCTTTAGGCCCAAAACTACCGCACTTATCTTGTGTTCTTCCGAATTCTAAACCTGACTGGGGATTGAAACACGGTCGTCCGCGTTTGTTTACATCCGTTCATCACGCGGTCTTGAtattatgcaaaaaatttaaattgaagCTTACATAA